CCTCTTCCGACAGGGAGGCGCTGACCACGGTGATGGGCTCTGGGCGCCGGGAGAGGGGCAGATGATGCCAGGCCAGCGCGCTCCCAGGGAGCCAGCGAGTAGCTCCGTAAACCTGGCGGGCGAGTTGGGCCAGCGCGAAGTCCTCGGGCCGATCGCCGAGCACGACGAGATCGCTTGACCGGTCCGCGTTGTAGCCGCGGTGGATTCGGGCGCACAGCGCGGCGGCTGCATCGAAAGGGCTTGCTGGGTCGTCGGAGTTCCACGGGGTTCTGGCGACCTGCGTGAGCCAGTCCGCTTCGGACTTGGGGGCCTGCGCCTCGTCGCCGGCCGCCGCGAGGAGGACACCGAGCCGTGCTGCGGCGGACAGGGCAGCAGGCGTGCGGATCTGCCCGATCGGCACGCCGCCGGTCGGCTGCGGGGTAACGTCCCTGAGGGCGGTGAAGCCGCTCTTGCCGGGATCGTCAGCAAGGTGGAACAACCAAGGCTGGGAACGGTCGAAGCTGTTGACGCCGTGTGCCGCCCGCAGTCGCTCTGCGGCCGCCTGCAGGGCCGCTCCATCGGCGTGACCGTCCCAGGTATCGGCAGCCAGCAGCTCCTTGTTGAAGGAAAAGCTCTGCTCATCCAGGTCGAGTCCCCTCAACTCCCGCTCCAGGATGCCTGGATGAATCAGGTCAGCCGTCGTCCACGTGAGCTGGTATTCCAGGATGTGATCGGGCTGGTATCGGGCGAGGAAGGGCGCGAGGGCCGCATGGCTCGCGGCGCTGACCGGGACGACGGCGCTCGCACAGCCTCCCCAGACCTTCCCGACCGCGCCCAGCGCGGCCGCTGACATCGCCACCCAGTCCTCGCCCTCGGGAGCGAGGACCAGCAGCCTGGGAGGACGGACGAAGGACTGCAGCGACAGGTAGGAGAAGGTCACCAGCTGATCCTGCCAGCTACGGGGAACTGGCGTGCCGAAGGCAGGCACGTCCAGCCGGCCCAGCGCATTGGAAAGCTGTGCTACGAGTCCGACTGTTCCGCGTCGTCCAGCCTCGCCTGGGCTTGCGGGTCGCCGTCGGCTTCGTCAGTGGCCGGTTCGGCCAGGGCTGGCAGGCAGTCGTATGTCGGGTCGTTGTAGCCGGTGAGGATGGTCTCCAGGAGTTTGCGGTCGATGGCTTCGGTCTGCTGGAGGATGCTGGTCTGCGCGGCTTGGCACAGCAGTTGGTTCAGGGCGTGCATGGAGCCGTCGGTACGTGCGTGCAGGTAGGCGGCCAGCTGCACCAGGGTGCCGGGCTGGTGTTTGTACAGGCGCAGGTTCTTTTCGGCGTCGTCGAGCACGTTGCACCACTGGTCGGGTTCGGCGGCGGTGTAGGGGACGGGCCTGACCCACAGCGTCGGGATGCCCAGCGGCGCCGGCCGGTCGGCGCCCGCTGCGGGCGCCTTGCTGCGGTGGTCGCCGAGGGCGTGGTGCAGGATCCCCTGCGCGCCGATGCCGCAGAACAGGAAAGTGATCCTCGGCAGGGCGTCCTGGAGTCGAAACAGGTAGTCGAACGCGGTCTGCCGCTCGTTGTCCTTGATGTACTCGATGCCGTCGACGATGACCAGGCGCGTGCCGGCGCGTTCCATGACGCGGGTGATGGGACCGGTCATGTCGACGGAGCGGTGGTTCATCGTCTCGGGCGAGCGGGAGTGCTCCAGGCCGAAGTACTCCGCGAACGGCAGGGACCAGTGCAGGGCGTCGCTGCGGTCGTGCGGCACGTGGATGTACACCACCGGGTGCCGGTCTGCGTCCGCGGGGAAGTGGTGGTCGACCAGGCCCTGGAAGGCGAATCCGATCCTGGCGGCGAGTAGCGACTTGCCGGCAAGTCGCGGTCCGTCGACGGCGAAGTTCGGGCTGCGGCCGGGGAGTCGTACAGGTTCTTCACCAGCATGGTCCGGGCGAGGTGCACTCCTCGGGCGAAGTCGTCGGTCTCCAAGGGCAGCAGAGTGCCGTGGTAGGCCAGGCGCGGGTCGGTCAGCCGCACCTTCGTGCCCAGGGGCGCGCTGTCTTGAAGGCCCGGCGGGGTGACGGTGCGTCGAGCCCGGGCGAGGAAGCCCTCCTTGGTCGCCAGCGGCCCGGGATCGGCCAGGTGCAAGGGGTGCGTGGCGGCCTTGGCCGCGGGCACCGGGCGGGCGCGGACATGGTCGTTCATGTGATCTCCTCGTCGCCGGACGGGTCCGGGCTGTCGCTGTCATCGGGGGCCGGGGCGAGGCTGCGCAGGAACAGGTCGGTGGCGCGACCGGAGAGCGTGCGCGAACGCCACCGCCGCGGATCGGGCGCCTTCGCCGGCCCCGGCAGGGCCGCGTCGGTGTCCGTGCCCGAGGGCGGGCTGTCAACGCTGTTCGCGCCCGGCGGCGCGGGCGAAGCGGTCGGGGACGGTTCGGGGCCGGCCAGGGCCGCGCCGGCGAACAGCAAGTGGGCCGGGACGTTCAGCGACCTGGCGGGGCGCACCCGGGCCGGGTCGGGCGCCGGGATGCCCGCGTACCGGCCAACGGCAGGCGCGCGCACGGCGAGGCCGGGACCGGTGTACGGGGCCGCGGGGCGGCGCCAGCGTGTACGCCCGCGGCCGCGTCGCGTCGGCGTGGCCGGCTCGTCGGCGGGGCCCTGCCTGGCGCGCCGACGCAGCTCGGACACCTCCAGCGCGATGTCGCGCTCCCACTGCCGGTCCTCCTCGCTGCCGCCGGCCTCGAGCCGCAGGCGTTCGGCGGTCTCCCACAAGAACAGCGACCAGTCGTCCCCGATGAGGTCCTGGTGGACGAACTCCGCCTCCACCCAAGGGTCTTCGCCGCGCTGCTCCTTGCGCTGGTCGAACAGCCACACGTAGCGCGGGCTGTAGGGGTCGTGGCGGATGGGCCACTTCATGCCCTTCCCGCGTACCCCGGACGGCTCCTTGTTGTACTCCTGCAGGGCCCGGCTGTCGTAGGTGCGGTTGCCGATCCGCACACCTTTGTCGGTGACCTGCCGCCACTCGCACAGCAGCAGCTTGCGGTTCTGCGACTCCGACAGGGGCAGCGGCACGTAGCCCTCGCAGGCCACCAGCGCCGCGTACATCTGGTTCGGGGTCAGCACGACCCCGGGCAGGTGCGGGTCGCGCAGGCCCTCGTGGCGGTGCTGCTGCCAGCCCAGCGCGATCCACTCGTTCAGAAGGTCCTGCAACTCGTTGAGGCGCCACATGACGCCCTCGGTCACGAACTTCCCGCGCCGGGACAGGTCACGCGCGGTGTACCCGGCGACGTACTGGCAGAACAGCTTCTTGATCGCGCTGAACGTCGACTCGATGACGGCCTTGTCGTCGGCGGTGCGGTCGCGCGCTGAGCGCACCGAGATCTTCAGCGAGGTACACACGTCGGTGAAGTGCTCACTCTGGTAGATGCTGCCCTGGTCGACGACCACCATCTTCGGGCGGATCACCGGACGCGCCGCGGCGCCGGCCATCCGCGGGTCGCACGCCACCAGGTCCGCGTACGGCAGGTGGCGGGCCTTCTCGGCCGCTGCGGACGGCGACCAGCCGGGCCGTCCGGGCATCGGCGCGAGCGCCTGGGCGAGCATCAGCGTCGCATCGAAATAGGTGGTCGCCCGCCCGCCGAGGCGTTTGCCCTTGTAACCGCGGCCCGGAGCACGGGGCACGATCATCGCCGCGATGATGCTGCGCGAGGCCACGTCGATCGCTGCGGTCAGCTCGACCTGGACCGGGTAGCCGTGGTCGCCGACAGCCAGGATGTCCAGCCCGGTGGAGTCGATCTGCACCACCTCGCCCAGCATCGCCGCCCGGGTCGGCGACCAGGGCGGCTCGGGCGAGCTGGCCCGCTCCTCGCGGCGGCGCACCGGCCCGCGCAGCGTCTCCACCCGCACGCCCAGGTCCTTCAGCAGCCGGTAGAACCCGGTCCGCGACAGGCTCAGGCCCTCCTTCGGAAACTCAGCGCGCAGCCGGGCTTCGACCCGCTCCCGCAGCCGGTTGGCCCACCCCGAGGACTCCTCCGTCCCGGCGCGGAGTTCCTCCAGCAGCAACTGGACGATCCGCTCGTCGGTGTCGCCGTACAGGGACCCGGCGACGATCTTCACGAGCCCGGCGACGCCCCGCTCCTCGTAGTCCTGGGCGCGGCGCCGCAGTGTTGCGACTGACACCTTCGCCCAGCCCAGGTCCTTGAGTTCGCGGGACTTGGCGTCCAGTCGGCTCCACCGCGACGTCTCTTCCGGGTCGTACTGCGGGCGCGGCCGGGTGCCCGAGGGCGCGCCAGGCGGCAGTCCGTGAACGACCTCGTGCAGGTGCCACTCCCAGGTGCGCATTCGCTCGCGCTCCAGGGGGTCGAGCACGTCCACGATGCTCACGTCCGGGATCCGCGGGCCGGGCCGCTCCCGGCCCTGCGCCTCCACCAGCGCGAAGTCGGCGGCGCAGGTCACTGCGGATACCAGCGCGACGGCGTCCTCGCCGTTCTCGTCCAAGGCGTGCAGGTGCACCCGGGGGCCTTGGAGGGCGGCGACCTCGTACAGGCCGCCCAGCCAGCGCACTGTCACTCCCGGCGTCAGGTCCACGCGACGTCGGTCCCACGTGGCGTGGACGGACGTCGCCCGTGCCTCCACGGTTGCCAAATCGAGCGTCACGACGCCTCCTACCGGTGGGCTGTGTCGGCGGTCCACGCCGCGGAGACGGGGATCAGGGGCCGTGCCTGGTCGAAGAGGAGGTCGCCGCGCCACAGCAGGTGCCAGGCGTGGGCGAGGGCGGTGTCGGGCAGGCCGGCTTCGGCTACTCCGCGGACCAGCGGGCGGGGTTGGCGGAAGGTGTCCAGCAGGGCCGGACGGGTCGCTGTGTCGAACAGTTCGGGGAACCGGAAGTTGGCCACCACCTTCAGCCATGCCAGCCGCACCCCGATGGGGACGTCCAGGTCCGTCAGTGTCCACCCGGCGGCCTGCGCCGCCATCTCCAGCGCCTGGCGTTCGCGCGCGCCGTCCGGCTCCGCGCGGCCCGGGTGCACGATCGCCAGCCGCCGCCCGTCAGCGGTGCGGGCGAAGAACGCCGGGCTGACCGTTCCATGGGCGCTGCCGTCCTCCCAGGCGATCTCGGTCGCGGGGGCCGAGAAGCAGGTGATGGCGGCGTCGTAGTCCAGCAGCATGGCCGCGTGCATCAGCCGCTCACTGCCGCACACCACCATGCCGCCTGTGGT
The Kitasatospora paranensis genome window above contains:
- a CDS encoding Mu transposase C-terminal domain-containing protein: MDLTPGVTVRWLGGLYEVAALQGPRVHLHALDENGEDAVALVSAVTCAADFALVEAQGRERPGPRIPDVSIVDVLDPLERERMRTWEWHLHEVVHGLPPGAPSGTRPRPQYDPEETSRWSRLDAKSRELKDLGWAKVSVATLRRRAQDYEERGVAGLVKIVAGSLYGDTDERIVQLLLEELRAGTEESSGWANRLRERVEARLRAEFPKEGLSLSRTGFYRLLKDLGVRVETLRGPVRRREERASSPEPPWSPTRAAMLGEVVQIDSTGLDILAVGDHGYPVQVELTAAIDVASRSIIAAMIVPRAPGRGYKGKRLGGRATTYFDATLMLAQALAPMPGRPGWSPSAAAEKARHLPYADLVACDPRMAGAAARPVIRPKMVVVDQGSIYQSEHFTDVCTSLKISVRSARDRTADDKAVIESTFSAIKKLFCQYVAGYTARDLSRRGKFVTEGVMWRLNELQDLLNEWIALGWQQHRHEGLRDPHLPGVVLTPNQMYAALVACEGYVPLPLSESQNRKLLLCEWRQVTDKGVRIGNRTYDSRALQEYNKEPSGVRGKGMKWPIRHDPYSPRYVWLFDQRKEQRGEDPWVEAEFVHQDLIGDDWSLFLWETAERLRLEAGGSEEDRQWERDIALEVSELRRRARQGPADEPATPTRRGRGRTRWRRPAAPYTGPGLAVRAPAVGRYAGIPAPDPARVRPARSLNVPAHLLFAGAALAGPEPSPTASPAPPGANSVDSPPSGTDTDAALPGPAKAPDPRRWRSRTLSGRATDLFLRSLAPAPDDSDSPDPSGDEEIT
- a CDS encoding TnsA-like heteromeric transposase endonuclease subunit, with product MRESGPDQVRAVPLERCEPLREPHAYNGRPSILTRYWSATTGGMVVCGSERLMHAAMLLDYDAAITCFSAPATEIAWEDGSAHGTVSPAFFARTADGRRLAIVHPGRAEPDGARERQALEMAAQAAGWTLTDLDVPIGVRLAWLKVVANFRFPELFDTATRPALLDTFRQPRPLVRGVAEAGLPDTALAHAWHLLWRGDLLFDQARPLIPVSAAWTADTAHR